The Rhodopirellula halodulae sequence GAAAGACTTTCTGCGCCGCGGCCGTTTTGTTTCGATCGGGATTGATCGCCAACCATTTTCCTTGGTCGACGTAATACCCTGAATTTTCAGTTTGGAATGATTTGGCCGGAAGCGTCAGCGTTTCCTTCGCCGTGTTCTGCTGCGGCTTGTCAGTCGGACTGGCGGCGGGACGCTTAAAATTGCGATCGGTGGTCATCAACCACTGGTCGAATTCAAAACCGTCTTCTCGCATCGAGAAATGAATGGTGTGCTCGCCTGGTTCTTTGATCTCAAGATAGATTTTGCCTGGCTCGCCGCAGTGCTGAGCTTCTGTGCGTTGTTTGCTGTCCCAATACCATGAATGCTTACCTTGGCACCATTGGAGACGTTGTCCCGTATTAGGCCACTGTCCGTTCAGGCCAACGTGCAAACCGTTGTCTTCGCTGCCGGTGGAATAGGCTCGCACCCAAACGTAGTAGCGACCGGGCGTGTTGAACTTCACCCGGTAAGTCAGCACGGCCATCTGACCGGGCTCGGGTGAGAAGTTGGTTCCGCGGATCAACTTGTCCGCATGTGTGCGGCGCGTGTCGGGAAGGATTTCCAGATAAGCACCACCGCTGGCGTGCTTCGCGTGCGATGGATCACCGTCCGGCCGAATACTTGGTTGCTCGTCCTGGGTGACCAAGTGAAAAGCCCGCTTCTCGGTCTGGCTTTGAGAAGCGTAATCCTCCGCTTCCACTTTCACGAAGCCATTCGTCTCTTCGAAAACGACGTCGGGTTTTTGCGCCCAAGCATGAACGCAACCGACCAATGTGAGGGCGATTGCAAACGCTGAAAAGCGTCTTGTAATTTGATCTAATCTACACACTTGCATGGTGTTGGAACTCCTCATAGGGGTGATAGGAGCGAACAATCTAGTCCAGCGTGTGATCAAATAACAGCATTGGCTCACTAGGTTGTTTTGTATTCCTCTGTCCACTACAAACGGGTGGTCGCTTCCGCCCATTTCGAGTCCATCAAGCAGAGATAGCAGACATGGAAAAATACCTCGCCAACGTGAAGAAGTATGTCCCCAACCCGAACGAAGATGCCGTGGAGTCTTTGGTCAGCCATTTGAGGCTGGCCTTGGCCAATCATGACTCTTCTATTGTCGCGGCAACCGACCCGGATGAGCTTGCGGGAATCAAGAAAGGCTATTGTTCGGTGAACTTGGATTTGACCTCCGAAGAAGCCGATGCGGCAATCGACAAGGTGTGTAAGATCATGAAAGGCGACAAGGCAAAATGTCGCGTGACCTTCTACTATTTGCTGGCTCAAGAAAGCGATACGATGCACCGAGTGGCGGGATGATCATCTAACTCACTCACTGATTTTCGCGGGGTATCGGTTCATGTTTTTTGCGAGTGACAATTGGGCCGGTGCCGCCGATCCCGTTGCCGAGTCTCTCAGCCGTCACGCGAAAGGGATGTCACCCGCCTATGGGACCAGCGACCTCGATCGACGTCTCGAACAACGCTTCAACGAGTTGTTCGAAACCGAACTCGAGGTCTTTTTCGTAGGCACGGGAACCGCCGCGAACTCGTTGGCGCTTTCTGCGGTCAATCGCCCGGGTGGCTTCGTGCTTTGCCACCGCGATGCGCACTTGATCGAAGACGAATGTGGTGCCCCCGAATTCTTTACGTCGGGCGCTCGCTTGGCCCCCATCACGGGCGACCTCGGCCGAGTTTGTCCCCGCGCGTTGCAGAAACAACTGCGTCGCTTTGACCCCAACTTTGTCCACCACGGACAACCCATGGCGGTCAGCATCACCCAGGCGACCGAGGTGGGCACAGTCTACGACGTTGATCAGCTCAATGAGATCAGCGGCATCGTTCACGATTATGGATTGCCCCTTCACATGGATGGGGCGCGATTCGCCAACGCGTTGGTGCATCTCGACCTGACGCCAGCCGAGATGACTTGGAAAGCCGGCGTGGATGTGCTTTCGTTTGGCGGAACTAAAAACGGATGTTGGTGCGCCGAAGCGGTGATCTTCTTTCGGCCCGAACTGGCCAAACAGATGCCGTTCATCCGGAAACGTGCGGCACAATTGTTTTCGAAAACTCGTTTCATCGCGGCACAGTTTCATGCTTACCTCGATGATGATTTGTGGCTGGGATTGGCCAAACACGCCAACGAAATGGCCACGCGATTAGCCGAAGGCATCGAACAATCGTCCACCGGCGAACTCGCGTGGAAAAATCAAACCAACGAGGTCTTCGTGATCCTGCCCAAGAGCGAGGCGGAGCGTTTGCAGGACGCCGGTGCACGCTTCTATCCTTGGCCGGCTCCGAATGACCCCAATTTGGAACTCCCCGACGGACATTCCATGTACCGCTTAGTGACCTCCTTTTGCACCGACCCCAGCGAAATCGAGCAATTCTTGAAATTGCTTTGGTGATTTCGCGGCGTGTCGTTATTTGTGGCCTAGGTTTCAACGTTCTATCGAATTGTTGAATCTAGTTTTGGGGCCACCGACGTTATGCATATCGAATCGATCCGTTTGCTGCTTGTCGAAGACAACGATCTCGATGCCAAATACATCACGCGTGTGTTTGCTCGAACGGACATTATGCAAGCAACGATCGTACGAGCGACGTCGCTCAGCGATGCACTTTCCAAGCTGGAAGTGGCTAGCTTTGATGTGATCCTACTGGATCTCGGTTTGCCCGATAGCAATGGCCTGCAGAGCATTCGTGAAATCCGCGAGCGTTCGCCTTCCACCCCGATCGTCGTTCAAACCGGAGACGATCATCGCGAAACGGGTTTCCAGGCCATCGCCGCTGGAGCACAGGATTTCCTCTCGAAGAACGACCTCAAGGATCACCTGCTGACCCGAGTGGCAGTTCATGCCATCCTGCGTCAAAAGCAACTGATCGAGGTGCAAGAGGCTTCCTTGCGAGATTCGATGACCGGCATCGCGAATCGTCGCCGTTGTGACATCGAGTTTCAAAAGCAACTCGACATCGCAGCACGGATGGGCACGCCTTTCTGCGTCGCAATCGCGGACATCGACCACTTCAAATCCATCAACGACTGCGGTGGCCATGATTTGGGTGACCGCGTGATCAAGGAAGTCGCTCAGGTTTTGCACAACACTTGTCGAGCGAAAGACATGGTCGCCCGAATTGGTGGCGAAGAGTTCGCATTGATCTTCCCAGATACCAGCATCGATGAACTGGCGTCTTTGCTCCAAATGCATCGACGTTCCGCCGAGCAACTGGAAATTGAAGGCTACGACCACAACATCACGGTCAGCATCGGAGCGACCTACGTGCTCTCCTCCGATGACAACCGCTCGGCGTTCAGTCGGGCGGACGAGGCACTTTACTCGGCCAAGGACGATGGACGGAATCAGTGCAAAATTCAACCGGCAATCCGCCCGGTGTTGAGCACTCAAATCGCCTGATTTGATTCAGTTTGCCGAATTCAATTCAGTCATCTGATCCCGAGTTGTCGTTCCATTTGTTCCAGCGACACGCCTTTTGTTTCCGGTAACAAGCACGTCACCCAAAGTGCTTGCAGCACCATCATCAAACAAAAGAAACCGAAGATGATTGCCGGTGAAAACGCGGCGACCACGGATGGAAAGACCAAGGTCAGCAACGCCGCGAAAATCCAATGGGTGAAGCTGCCAAGCGATTGCCCCGCCGCTCGGTGCGAGTTGGGAAAGACCTCGGAAATCAAAACCCAAATCACCGCTCCCTGTCCCATCGCATGAGCGGCGATGAAGGCGAAAATGCAGATGGGAACAATCGAAAACGTTTCGGATTGGAATGCGTAGGAACAAATGCCAAGCGACATGATGTAGCCGGCTGAACCAATCAGCAACAACGTGCGGCGTCCCAACCGATCGATCAGATACAAACCAACGAACGTGAAGATCAGGTTCGTCACGCCAATGCCGATCGATTGCAGCAGCGCGGTTTGCTCTCCCATCTCAGCAAGTTCGAAGATCCGCGGTGAGAAATACAGGATCGCATTGATGCCGGATAGCTGATTGAAAAACGCGACAAGAAACGCGATTGAAATGGGCGTCATCAGGCGACGACTCCAGAACGGTGTCGATGGCGTTTCGGACAAACGGTCGCCCGCCGACTCCGCGATCTCATTTACCAATCCTTGCACTTCATCCTCCGAGGCATCCGGTCGCAATTGCCGCAGAACCTCTGCAGCGGCTTCACCGTTGTTTTGAAATGCGATTAGCCAACGTGGACTCGATGGCAATTGAAGGCACATCGCGGTGAATACCAAAGCAGGAATCGCCTCGACAACCAACATCCACCTCCATGCATTTTCCTGCATCGCGGATCCGATCACATAGTTTGATGCAAACGCGATTAGAATCCCGAAGACGATGTTGAATTGGAACAGCCCGGTGAGTCGACCACGTCGCTCGGGCGGAGCGATCTCGGAGATATAAAGCGGTGCCGCAACCGTGGAGATCCCGACCCCCACCCCGCCAATGAACCGGGCGATCATGAACGAAAACACGTCCGTGGCCATTCCAGACCAAACAGCAGAAACCAAATACAGAATTCCAATCCACAGCAGCGTCGTCTTCCGACCAAAACGATCCGTTGGCCAGCCTCCGACCAGTGAGCCCAACACGGTCCCCCAAAGAGCCGCACTCATCGCAAGTCCATGTTGAAGGTCGCCCAGTTCCCAAAGTGACTGAATGGACTTTTCAGCCCCCGAGATCACGACGGTATCGAATCCAAACAAGAACCCGGCCAGCGACGAAGTCAAACTCCAGAAGAAGACTCGTTGATTCAATTTGGTTGCCTGTGCGAACGCGGGGTCTTTCGAGGGGGAACTCCGCAAGTCTAACAGGACTTCCTTCGGTCATGTCTCTGGATTCAATCCCTCTTGCTGGGCAACCGTCGTGACGGGCGTGGGACTCTTGCCTGAAATTTCGCCACGAATGCGAGTGAGTTCTTTGGCGGCGTGATAGCGAGAAGAGATTCCCGGCTGTGGATACAAACCGCCACCCAACAGAAGCAAAGTCAATAACAACACTGCGAAGCGTTCTGCGGGACGGGCCTTCATCGAGATCGACGATCGATTGTCAACTCCGGTGAAGATCCGGAAGTACGTTTGCAACACCGTGATTCCACACAATGCCGTCGCGACCACCACCAAGGTTCCCACTAGTGGATACACCTCAACAGCACCCTCGATCAGCAATTCCATTCCCACAAACCCAACCGTCGCTGGAAACCCAATCGACGCCAAACCTGTGAGCAAGAAAAAACCGGCCAGGATGGGCATCTGCGAATACAACCCATGAAACGAAGCGAGCGAGATGCGCGACAGACGAGCTTCCACGCTGCGAAGCGTGATCCCAAATCCAGTCATCGACATGGCGACAGACAACCACAAACACAGAGCCCCAGTCAATCCGATCGGTGTCACCAGTTCCAAACCGACTAGAACGAGCGAGGATTGCGACAACAACAGAAAGCAAAACATTCGACGCGCGTCGACCTGGATCAATGCCATCGCTGCTGCGTAAACCGCCGTGACCAGCGACAACACAGCGATACTTTGCAAAGCCCACGAAGGTGCAATGGGCAAGACCAACCGCATCACGGCATAGGCTCCCACCAAAGGCGTCGTGTTCAGGATGGCGGTCCCCAATGATGCTTTGTTGAACACATCGGTCATCCACAAATGCAATGGAAAGACCCCACTCCTCAGCAACGCAGCGACAGTCAGCATCGCGCCAGGCACCAGCACGGAACTGCCGCTGCGATCCGCGATGGACAACCATCCATACCCCACCAAAAGCAGTGCCGCAAAGGTCGCCATGTGTAAACAATATATTCGCGTGCACTGCCTTCGGCGTCGAAGTTCCATGTACGGCGGGATGGTCGAAACAATCAACAGTGCAACCAAAGCCCATGATGCACGACAACTAAAGATGGCCAGCAACAACGACTGGGAAACCAACGTCGATTCGAGAGAGAAAGTTCTCGTTTTGGTTCGCAGTGTTGATGAAACGACGACCAAATGAATCAGCGATGCCAGCGGTAGTTGAAACGCACTCAACTCATCGATCACCAAGACGTCAGGCGGAATCACCCAGCGAAAGAACGCCCAATGATCGTGGGCTTCAAAAGTTTCCATCCAAAGAAAATCGGCGCACTCGCCCAGCGTGAGCAGCAGAGTTGCCAAGCAGAAGAAGATCGCGTGCGTCAGGGCCCGTTCGCGATCACGCAGCATCCAAACCCAAGCGGCCCCGACGAGCGGCAACAAAATGGAACACTCAATCCATGGAAAATGCAGTTCAGGCAAAGCGATTCTTTCAGGCTGCGGTGGGGAGATCGGACGGGGAATCATTCGCAGCGTTCGCGTGGTTGATCTCGGAATCGGCCTTTTCGCTGCGTGAAAGACTGGATGTGATCAACTGCTCCCAACCTTCACACCAGCGAAACGTTCGGACGAAGGGATCCACCAACCAGCGTTGCAAGACTGTGTCCATGAACCCACGTTCGTACCCGAACCGGAAACACCATCGCTGAAAAGGCTTTGGCAGCCACCCCAATGCCGTCCCGGAGTTGGGTGACAACGGCGTTCCAATCTTGTTCTCGAGATCCTGATAGTCACGAATCAGCGTGGGTGCTCGAAGCAGTTGCATCGTTCGCAAAATTGCGTGTCCCATGATGTGAATCAAAGCCAAGTATCGAAGCCCCAATCCAATTTCCACGACAATGATTCCGACTTGCGTGAGCGACGCAAAAGCAAGTGACGTTTTGACGTCGTTCTGAACGCGAGACATCAACGCCCCCGACACAGCCGATACCGCTCCCAAGCCGAGCACCAACCCTTGCAAGGCTACGCTCGCCTCTAGCAGCGGGCTTAAACGCAACAGCAGATAGGCACCGAGGTGCACCGACAACGCTCCGTAGAAAATCGCGCTGGAAGGCGTTGGCCCTTCCATCGCCCGTGGCAACCAACCACTGAACGGAAACAAGGCCGACTTCCCCGCGGCTCCGATCAAGAGCAATGCCCCGACCAACAAAGCTTGGCTGGAACTGACCGACACGGATCCATCAGGCCAAATGCTGGAATTCATCAATCCACCGAAGTCCCCCTCGCCAACCATGTGGTGCATCGTGATCGCCGCGATCAACAACGCCGCGTCGGACAAACGATAGATCACCCAGACCCGCTGTCCATTGCGCACCGGACTCTCGCGATCATGGAAGTAGGCGATCAGCAATGCGGACGACAAACCGACCATTTCCCACCCGACAAACAATGTCTCAATCGTCCCCGCCAGCGATGACCACACCATCCCGTCAAAGAAGATGGCATAGAACAAAAAGAATCTCGCGAACCCCTCTTCGCGATGCAGGTAACGACGGGTGAACTCGCCCACGACACCGCAAAGCACGCACGACAGCATCATGAATGGGATGCTCAGGCGATCAAACACGAACTTCAGATGGAAATGAAACGCTTGTTCGGGAATGGTGACCCAGTTCCCGAACTCGATCGGCAAGTTGCGTTCGCCCGTGATCAACATCACCGCCAGGACCAATGTGGTCGCAAACAGAGACAACACCACACCCAACTGGTTGAGCCTGACAATCCACAATTCGCTCAGCGGCCTGTTCAGCAACTGAGTCAGTCCTAGGACCGCCAGCAAGACGACGGGACTCGCAACGGCAATCGCCCCCAACACCTGCACAAACAGTTCCTGCTGGTTCATCGAACGGCCTCCTGCGGTGCAGATTCGTCGATCGATGCAAACCCCAGGTGCCCCCGCCGCC is a genomic window containing:
- a CDS encoding DUF2853 family protein gives rise to the protein MEKYLANVKKYVPNPNEDAVESLVSHLRLALANHDSSIVAATDPDELAGIKKGYCSVNLDLTSEEADAAIDKVCKIMKGDKAKCRVTFYYLLAQESDTMHRVAG
- a CDS encoding threonine aldolase family protein, whose protein sequence is MFFASDNWAGAADPVAESLSRHAKGMSPAYGTSDLDRRLEQRFNELFETELEVFFVGTGTAANSLALSAVNRPGGFVLCHRDAHLIEDECGAPEFFTSGARLAPITGDLGRVCPRALQKQLRRFDPNFVHHGQPMAVSITQATEVGTVYDVDQLNEISGIVHDYGLPLHMDGARFANALVHLDLTPAEMTWKAGVDVLSFGGTKNGCWCAEAVIFFRPELAKQMPFIRKRAAQLFSKTRFIAAQFHAYLDDDLWLGLAKHANEMATRLAEGIEQSSTGELAWKNQTNEVFVILPKSEAERLQDAGARFYPWPAPNDPNLELPDGHSMYRLVTSFCTDPSEIEQFLKLLW
- a CDS encoding GGDEF domain-containing protein — protein: MHIESIRLLLVEDNDLDAKYITRVFARTDIMQATIVRATSLSDALSKLEVASFDVILLDLGLPDSNGLQSIREIRERSPSTPIVVQTGDDHRETGFQAIAAGAQDFLSKNDLKDHLLTRVAVHAILRQKQLIEVQEASLRDSMTGIANRRRCDIEFQKQLDIAARMGTPFCVAIADIDHFKSINDCGGHDLGDRVIKEVAQVLHNTCRAKDMVARIGGEEFALIFPDTSIDELASLLQMHRRSAEQLEIEGYDHNITVSIGATYVLSSDDNRSAFSRADEALYSAKDDGRNQCKIQPAIRPVLSTQIA
- a CDS encoding sugar porter family MFS transporter; this encodes MNQRVFFWSLTSSLAGFLFGFDTVVISGAEKSIQSLWELGDLQHGLAMSAALWGTVLGSLVGGWPTDRFGRKTTLLWIGILYLVSAVWSGMATDVFSFMIARFIGGVGVGISTVAAPLYISEIAPPERRGRLTGLFQFNIVFGILIAFASNYVIGSAMQENAWRWMLVVEAIPALVFTAMCLQLPSSPRWLIAFQNNGEAAAEVLRQLRPDASEDEVQGLVNEIAESAGDRLSETPSTPFWSRRLMTPISIAFLVAFFNQLSGINAILYFSPRIFELAEMGEQTALLQSIGIGVTNLIFTFVGLYLIDRLGRRTLLLIGSAGYIMSLGICSYAFQSETFSIVPICIFAFIAAHAMGQGAVIWVLISEVFPNSHRAAGQSLGSFTHWIFAALLTLVFPSVVAAFSPAIIFGFFCLMMVLQALWVTCLLPETKGVSLEQMERQLGIR
- a CDS encoding proton-conducting transporter transmembrane domain-containing protein gives rise to the protein MPELHFPWIECSILLPLVGAAWVWMLRDRERALTHAIFFCLATLLLTLGECADFLWMETFEAHDHWAFFRWVIPPDVLVIDELSAFQLPLASLIHLVVVSSTLRTKTRTFSLESTLVSQSLLLAIFSCRASWALVALLIVSTIPPYMELRRRRQCTRIYCLHMATFAALLLVGYGWLSIADRSGSSVLVPGAMLTVAALLRSGVFPLHLWMTDVFNKASLGTAILNTTPLVGAYAVMRLVLPIAPSWALQSIAVLSLVTAVYAAAMALIQVDARRMFCFLLLSQSSLVLVGLELVTPIGLTGALCLWLSVAMSMTGFGITLRSVEARLSRISLASFHGLYSQMPILAGFFLLTGLASIGFPATVGFVGMELLIEGAVEVYPLVGTLVVVATALCGITVLQTYFRIFTGVDNRSSISMKARPAERFAVLLLTLLLLGGGLYPQPGISSRYHAAKELTRIRGEISGKSPTPVTTVAQQEGLNPET
- a CDS encoding proton-conducting transporter transmembrane domain-containing protein gives rise to the protein MNQQELFVQVLGAIAVASPVVLLAVLGLTQLLNRPLSELWIVRLNQLGVVLSLFATTLVLAVMLITGERNLPIEFGNWVTIPEQAFHFHLKFVFDRLSIPFMMLSCVLCGVVGEFTRRYLHREEGFARFFLFYAIFFDGMVWSSLAGTIETLFVGWEMVGLSSALLIAYFHDRESPVRNGQRVWVIYRLSDAALLIAAITMHHMVGEGDFGGLMNSSIWPDGSVSVSSSQALLVGALLLIGAAGKSALFPFSGWLPRAMEGPTPSSAIFYGALSVHLGAYLLLRLSPLLEASVALQGLVLGLGAVSAVSGALMSRVQNDVKTSLAFASLTQVGIIVVEIGLGLRYLALIHIMGHAILRTMQLLRAPTLIRDYQDLENKIGTPLSPNSGTALGWLPKPFQRWCFRFGYERGFMDTVLQRWLVDPFVRTFRWCEGWEQLITSSLSRSEKADSEINHANAANDSPSDLPTAA